From the Mammaliicoccus sciuri genome, the window ATCTAATACAAGGACTTGTTTAAAATTACTCGTTTCGTATGTAGGCATTTCGACAACCGCAAATATACCTTGAGGTGTCGTTGTGTCAGATAATGATTCTGCTACTTTAAAATTAATGACATATGCTTCCTTAGCATAGTCAACAATTTTCTCATCAACTCTTGCATAATCTACTGCTAATAATGTAATGATATTCAGTTGACTATGATAAGCTTCTTCGATTAAATGAAAACCTTCAATAAGAAATTGCCCTTGTTTAACACGTTCTTTTTTCTTTTTTAATTTATTCATTTGTTTAATTTTATTATTTTGAACTGAAGTAATTTCTTCCATAGTAACGCCTCATCTTCTCATTATGATATAAAAATATTATATACGAAAAAAGACCGCCAACAAAGTCAAAGACATTGATGACAGTCTTAAGCACCTTAGTTTAGGTGTTTAAATATTAATTATTATTTAGAAACGACTTCTTTACCTTTGTATGATCCACATGCTTTACATACACGGTGAGATAATTTCATTTCTCCACAGTTTGAACATTCTACCATACCTGGTACTGAGATTTTGAAATGCGTACGACGTTTTCTTTTAGCTGTTTTTGAAGTTCTTCTAGCTGGAACTGCCATGTCTTATTCCTCCTTAAATTTTATAAACACTTTTCCGATTATTTTTCGTCATCGAAGAATTGTTGTAATTTTTGAAGTCTTGGATCAACTTTCTTTTCAGTTTCTTGTTCTGAATCTTCGGTTGACTCAAATTGATCTTCGCCAATAACTTCCCAACCATCGCCTGCCATTGAAATATCTTCGCTACCTTCAGAGAATACTTGTAACGGTTTCTCTAAAATAACAAGTTCTTCAATGATTGGTAATAAATTAATCATGCCGCCTTCGAGTTTATGTCTCAATTCGTCATCATCATTATTACTTTCACTAAATTCATCTAGCTCAAATATTTCTACTGATGTAGTATCAAATGGTAGCTCTACTGGCTTTAAAGTACGGGCACATGGTAACGTCAATACACCATTAATGTCAAGATTGACAATTATCTCATGCATTCGCACTTGAACGTCTCCTGTTACTTTTATTGGAGATATATCGATAAGTTCATCTACCCTTTCAATTAGGTATTTCATATCGATTTCTTTATCAAAAGTAAATGGTTCGTTTTGGTATTTTTTAAGTTGTGTTATTGACCACTTCATCTGGGTTCACCTCTTACAAACACAAAAATTATTGTAACCTTAACGACAATGTTTGTCAAGATTTTTTCTTAACATTCATTATCTGATACAATACTTATGATGAAGTGAAATGGGAGGAAATGCAAATGAAAAGTGTTGCTTTAATAACAGAATATAATCCATTTCATAATGGGCATGTATATCACGCAGAATCTTCTAGAAAATTAACCGAAAGTGATGTTGCAATTTCTATTATGAGTGGTTCTTTTACAATGCGGGGAGAACCAGCAATTTTAAGTAAGTTTAAGCGCGCCGAAATGGCCATTCAATATGTAGATTTAGTCATTGAATTACCTCTTGTATATGCCATATCATCTGGTGATTTATTTGCTAAAGGAGGCCTTCAAATAGCAGAACAACTTGGATGTGACACATTATCTTTCGGAAGCGAATCTGGAAATATTGACGATATTAAACAGGTCATTAAAGAAATAGAACAAGTATCTAAAAGTGGAAAATACAAACAAATGCTAAAAGAAGGGAAATCACACCCGAGAATTATTTCAGAATTAATACCTCATAATCAAATGCTTAAAGGTTCAAATAATTTACTCGCAATTGAATATGTGAAACATATTATGCAGCATAACTTAGCAATAGAACCGACAACGATTCAAAGAAAAGATAATATGTATTTAGATGCTCATTTAAACGAAACAACACACATTTCAAGTGCAACTTCTATACGTAACGCCTATTTCAGACAGGACGATACATATCAATTAAGTTTACCGACAACTAGTTCAAATATATTAAAGCACGCTCATGCAGTTAACTGGGATCACTTTTTCCCATTATTAAAATGGACAATATTAAGAGATACCCATGAAGAATTACGAGACATATATATGATGACTGAAGGATTAGAATATAAAGTTAAAAAAGAAATTAAAGATAGTACGAACTTTGAAATGTTTGTCCAAAAGCTCAAATCTAAGAGATATACGTGGACAAGATTACAACGCTTGTTAACCGCAATTTTGTTAAACGTTACGAATGAACAAGTTTCTGAATATAATCCAACTGCCATACGTGTACTTGCAATGTCTAAAAAAGGACAAGCTTATTTAAAATCTCTTAAAGATACATGTCCATTACCTATCGTTACAAATGTTAATAAACAAACAGTTGCTCACTTCACAAATGAAATTAAAGCAACAGATTTATATCAATATATTTCAGGTGATTCTGATACTGATTTTAATAAACCAGTCATAATAAAAAACGCATGACATATGCATGCGTTTTTTATTATGACTCTTTATTTTTAATTTTTTCTTTCAATGCTTTATTCACATTTTCAGGAACAAATTCCGAAATATCGCCGTCAAATTGTGCAACTTCTTTCACAACACTTGAACTTATAAATGAATAATGATTATTTGTCATCATATATAATGTTTCAATATCGTCATCTAATTTTTTATTCATAGATGTCAATTGCATTTCATACTCAAAGTCGCTAACAGCTCTTAATCCTCTTACAATCGTGTTAGCATTTATTTCTTTACAAAAGTCTACAAGTAACCCATGAAATGAATGAACCACTATGTTTGGTACATCTTGTACCGCTTCTTTAATTAATTCAACACGCTCTTCTGTACTAAATAAGCCTTTTTTAGAACTATTTTTCAATACAGAAACATGAATCTCATCAAATATTTTAGCACTACGCTTAATAATATCAATATGTCCTAATGTTATTGGATCAAAGCTACCTGGAACAACTGCTATTCTCTTAGTCATTGTCTTCTCCTTTTGTTAGCAACATAACATGCGTCAGTCCATATTCATACTTTTTAAGAACTTTGAACGCACCCCTATCTATGTCTTCGCTTTTATCAAATTCGCAAATTATTGTACCATTTACATTTAATAAGTCAAACGCTTGAATTTTTTCTAATGATTGATCTATGAGCGATTTTCTATAAGGTGGATCTAGAAATATATAATCAAACTTAATATCGCGTTTATTTAAAGCTTTTAACGCTCTAATTGCATCATTTTTATAAACTTCGTATTGAGTTTCAGGTATATGTAATGTGTTTAAATTTTCTTTTATCATTTTAGTTGCTTTGAAATTACCGTCCACAAAAATCACTTTATCTAAACCTCTAGACAATCCTTCAATACCAAGTCCACCGCTACCAGCAAACAAATCTAACCCTATACCTTCTAAATCTTGAAGGCCATTAAAGATATTCTCTTTCACTTTATCTGTTGTCGGTCTCGTTGATTGACCATCTATTGTTTTTATATGAAGTCTCTTGTATTTTCCACCTATTACTCTCAATGTTAATCATCACTTTCTTTATTATTAATTATTATTTATACTTATCCATATAGTATTTAAACGAAAACGAGGTTTATAAAAATGAAACAATCATTTATCGTCATCGGTCATGGTCTAACTGATTTATTTGAATTTCAAACGTTAATCGAATATAACCATGAACGTATTTCTGACATTATTATGTTACATACACCATTATCTAAGGAGAAACTATCTTCAGCTTGTATCATAATGAAGCCTACTAAAGGTCAACAATTTCAAGCGATTTACATGATAATGGAAGGTATTAAATATCCGTACCCTGATTCAAATAAGAAATTCGATTTAATCAATGAATGGGCAAATGCATATCACATACAAGTTAAAGGGCTAGATGTTAAATCTCGTGCTGATTTCGCTGAAGATGAACTTTACTTCGCCTATTTAAAAGGTGTATTAAGACTGGAAAGATACTTGCCACCGCTTCAGTAGTTAAAAGTTTAAATACTCTTTTTTGTCCGTATTTGAATTAGAGTAATCTCTTTTAACATATTTAAATGGTGAAACTTTTACATCTTTAACATATTTTAGTTTCATTAAATGTTGAACAGTGTCATCTATTTTATCTTCATTTGTATATAACATGACGTATTGTTCTTTTCTATGTGCAAAGTATATATTACCAAACTTGCGTAATTGTCGTTCGTGTTTCATATTCTTTAAATATACGACAATACTGATTCGTTCTACTAATTCCATCGACATAACCTCCTAACGCTTTTTATTTTTATATTAGCACTTTCTATAAAATGATGAAAGAAGATAACTTCAAGCGTATGTGACTTGCTTTCTTATCTTAAATCAATTTGATAGAATATATATAAGTCTTTATTTGCATTTCGAAAGGATAGGATAACATGTCAAAAATT encodes:
- the rpmF gene encoding 50S ribosomal protein L32 — protein: MAVPARRTSKTAKRKRRTHFKISVPGMVECSNCGEMKLSHRVCKACGSYKGKEVVSK
- a CDS encoding YceD family protein, which encodes MKWSITQLKKYQNEPFTFDKEIDMKYLIERVDELIDISPIKVTGDVQVRMHEIIVNLDINGVLTLPCARTLKPVELPFDTTSVEIFELDEFSESNNDDDELRHKLEGGMINLLPIIEELVILEKPLQVFSEGSEDISMAGDGWEVIGEDQFESTEDSEQETEKKVDPRLQKLQQFFDDEK
- a CDS encoding nucleotidyltransferase, whose amino-acid sequence is MKSVALITEYNPFHNGHVYHAESSRKLTESDVAISIMSGSFTMRGEPAILSKFKRAEMAIQYVDLVIELPLVYAISSGDLFAKGGLQIAEQLGCDTLSFGSESGNIDDIKQVIKEIEQVSKSGKYKQMLKEGKSHPRIISELIPHNQMLKGSNNLLAIEYVKHIMQHNLAIEPTTIQRKDNMYLDAHLNETTHISSATSIRNAYFRQDDTYQLSLPTTSSNILKHAHAVNWDHFFPLLKWTILRDTHEELRDIYMMTEGLEYKVKKEIKDSTNFEMFVQKLKSKRYTWTRLQRLLTAILLNVTNEQVSEYNPTAIRVLAMSKKGQAYLKSLKDTCPLPIVTNVNKQTVAHFTNEIKATDLYQYISGDSDTDFNKPVIIKNA
- the coaD gene encoding pantetheine-phosphate adenylyltransferase; the encoded protein is MTKRIAVVPGSFDPITLGHIDIIKRSAKIFDEIHVSVLKNSSKKGLFSTEERVELIKEAVQDVPNIVVHSFHGLLVDFCKEINANTIVRGLRAVSDFEYEMQLTSMNKKLDDDIETLYMMTNNHYSFISSSVVKEVAQFDGDISEFVPENVNKALKEKIKNKES
- the rsmD gene encoding 16S rRNA (guanine(966)-N(2))-methyltransferase RsmD; the encoded protein is MRVIGGKYKRLHIKTIDGQSTRPTTDKVKENIFNGLQDLEGIGLDLFAGSGGLGIEGLSRGLDKVIFVDGNFKATKMIKENLNTLHIPETQYEVYKNDAIRALKALNKRDIKFDYIFLDPPYRKSLIDQSLEKIQAFDLLNVNGTIICEFDKSEDIDRGAFKVLKKYEYGLTHVMLLTKGEDND
- a CDS encoding DUF7147 family protein codes for the protein MKQSFIVIGHGLTDLFEFQTLIEYNHERISDIIMLHTPLSKEKLSSACIIMKPTKGQQFQAIYMIMEGIKYPYPDSNKKFDLINEWANAYHIQVKGLDVKSRADFAEDELYFAYLKGVLRLERYLPPLQ
- a CDS encoding DUF2129 domain-containing protein codes for the protein MELVERISIVVYLKNMKHERQLRKFGNIYFAHRKEQYVMLYTNEDKIDDTVQHLMKLKYVKDVKVSPFKYVKRDYSNSNTDKKEYLNF